In Podospora pseudocomata strain CBS 415.72m chromosome 4, whole genome shotgun sequence, the genomic stretch GAGCGCGGTTCTGGAAGAGATGCGCGTCAAACACTTTCAAAACTTCCGCAAGTCTGAGATCTTTTACAAGGCCCTCGCTGCAGAGGAGGCCTCAAGACGCACTACCGCCTCTGTTCCCACCACAGCACTTCCCCGAGCGGCCTCATATGCcgccccatcatcatcatcatcatcatcatcaaaaccaCACCCCGTGTCTCGCCTAGCCCCCAGGCTACAAACCACCAATaacccccaaaacaacaaccgaCGAGCGGGCTCGGCAACCGATCTCCGGGCCATTTCCTTCAACTCTAACGGAGGGAGCGACCTCGGCCCTTTGATAAGCTCGGTCCCTGACCTCCGCGACATCCGCCGGTCAGGTTCATTGGACGAGGGTCGGGGGTCTTATTCACCCAACCCCTTATTTGACGACGAagtaggaggaggaacagggGATAACGACCCCATGGCGGACTCGATCGCGAGCCTGGACCAAGACAGCGGCAGTAACAACAATGTGCCAGACACAAAAGTCGTGCAAGCGATGGAGAGGGCGCTGAATAATATTCTTGAGGACAGCCAGCAGACACCACTAAAGGTGGAGGACCTACACGGCGGTTTATTTGGGGACGAAGACGCCGACAACGGCAACATGGACGGGGGTTTATTCGGGACAACTTCTACCACCGCAGCAGGGAAACAGCGAGCTCCGTCAGACGATAGGTCTGCCGCTAACAAGCGTGGGAGTATGGACTTGGCTACCCGTTCATCACGTGGGTCTTTGGACACGACAaatactactactactactactactactactattactacaaacaacaacaacaacaacaacaacaagatggagAAACCGTCACTCGCATCGTTGGGTCTGGTGTCGGCAGCGTCAAGGATAGGGGTGTTTGTGGATGACGACTTGTTTGGTGACGAGAACAGGTTCTTGTCGGACGAGCCCTCGGACATTGACGAAGCTAAAGACTCGGAGGATGACGTTGCTGCTGTCCACCTGGCTGCTCCGGGCGATTTGGGCCTGGCGGAGGCGATCACCAGTCTGACGAATGAGATTGACAAGCTGGTCACgcaggaggcggtggtggattcGTTGCTGAGGAAGGCGGAGTTGACGAATAATACGGCGGAGCTGAGGATCTTGAGAAAGAGCAAGGCGTCGCTGCAGAGGGAGCTGAGACGAAAAGAGCTGCAGAGGAGGCAGTATGTGATTCAGGAAAGCGATAATAGCTTGTATGGGAGGTCGACGGTGAGGATCCTGAGGGAGAttgaggtggggagggacgaggaggggaaggagttTGCGGTTTATGCGGTGGAGGTGTCGAGGAAcgcgggggagaagatgccggcggcgaggtgggtggtgaagaggaggtatAGCGAGTTTTTGGAGCTGCATCAGAAGCTGAGGGGGGGTTACCCGAGcgtgagggggttggagtttccgaggcggaggatggtgatgaaacTGGAGCAGGGGTTTTtgcagaagaggagggcggggttggagaggtatCTGAGcgagttgttgttgctgccggaTGTTTGCAGGAGCAGGGACTTGAGGGCGTTTCTGAGCCAGAGGGTGATTGATGGGGGGAGtaatggggaggggagcaggAAGGATATGATCAGTAGGTTGTATGACAGTGTGgcggatgggatggaggataTTTTGGGGAGTATTCCGGTTCTGGACCAGCTCAGTCTTGCGGGACAGAACCTTATTGCTGCTGCTACGAGTCAACTGTCACAGCTGCCTCTGAACGACGAGACGGTTTCGGGCACAGGGGTGGTGCTCAATGCTGCAGAAGCAGAGGCGGAACTGAACGCTTTTGAGAATGGCACTGGGGCAGGGAAGGAACTGGAACCGTTCGTCAAGCCCATCTGCGACATCTTtttggaggtgtttgagTTGAACAAGGGGAACAACTGGCTGAGGGggagagcggtggtggtggtgctgcatCAGTTGCTGGGCGGCACGATTGAGAGGAAGCTGAGGGACAATGTCAAGatgctggtgggggaggagcagatACTGCGGTATGTGGATATGGTCAAGGGGGTGATGTGGCCtggaggggagatggtgagggaCAAGGTTCCGAGgacgaagcaggagaagttgaagacgaggacggaGGCGAGCTTGATGCTGGCGACACTGGTGCCGGATTTGGCGGGGAGTGTGGTGGGCAGATTGAATGCGCAGGCGGCAAGCAGGAGGGTTTTTGCTACGTTGAATAACGGGAGGTTGAAGTAAGTTTCTTTTTCTAGTGTTTTTGGGTGGAAGGCTGCAGCCCATGCATGGACGAGGCTGAGGAATGAGTACCCTATGCTAACATGCATTCTGCTTCTGTAGCGCGCATCTGGCATTTACCTTTCTGGACGAGATCATCGACATCCTTTTCGAAGGAGCCTAGGACTTGAGAATATGGTTTATGTCCTGCATATGATTTATTACACTAGTAGTAATGGACTGGTCAGGTCAGGAGAGGTCATGCGGCCTTGGGGATTTCCGGCTTAGTTGCATAGCCAATGGCGTTTTACTATTTTGGCGGCTATGATGTTGTCGATTGCTTCATAATAGAGGGTAGATATCTATCTCCATAACACACGCCACGGGCAACGCGGCAGACAGAACTGTACAAAGACTTAATCAGACAAAATTCAGGTGAGACGCAGATCTGAGACTCAAGGCTGGGGAAACTGTGTCCTGAGTGGCCAGCATACCAGCCAGTGTTTTTTGTACCGTGTAAAAAGTGATACAGCCGAGTGTTGATCGTGCCACAAAGGCTGCTTCTCTAGAAACTGTTGTACGGACCAGATTATGCCGTGGCACCCTTCAATAACAAAAACAGCACCTTATGGGCAAAAAGGCAGAAAGAAGTGAAAGGAGTCTTCTGTATCGCTTGGACCATCCATCCAGACGGGAGCTTTGTGTCAGGGATCTTTCGCGGCGAGCCTCCCGTTGGGTGAGCGAAGACTTGGCGCAGGCTCTGGAGGGATTCGGCCATGTGATTGGCTCCCACACAGTGTGTCGAGTGGTGTGCGTTTGGAAGTTGGGGGGGGCATGTGAGGTCTTGCGTAGCCCCCCCCAGAGACCCCCCGTCATTCTCAAGCGATTCATGCTCGTGCTCGAGCCaatttttcttcttttccacttcgctccatctccgccctccatccacccatcTCCTCTCCATCAGCTGGAGCTTTTCTCCATCTCTTTTTCCCCAGGCCTGTCATCGCCACTCTCTCCCCTCCACATTTGCGCATCATcgttcaccacccccccatccatcgTGCCCGTACCTACTTTTTCATCGCGTCTCTCCCCACGCGCGCCtcgtttttttgtttgtAGCCTGCCCGCATCGCCCGCCCACCCAGTCACCCCGAAAGCTACCAGGTGCTGGGAGGAATTGGTTCTGGGCGCATTTATTTACACTTCAGCCAGCCAGAAGGACACCACCGGGCACCAGGCCAGGTCAACCCCACCCGCTGGACGGAGCCTTCCCTTTGACACACAGGCACAAGACCTCCGTATCACTCCACGCTCCGAGAgcttcctccctcctcttgctcGTTCATCTCaactctctctttctctctctgtctgaATAGCTTTCACCTTGGCACGCGACTGGTCGTTCATCAGCGACAATGACTGAGGTATCGGCTACTCGTCTTTACCTGGGCAATCTGCCTCGGAATGGTAAGTTTGCTTTCGCGTcgcgctcctcctcgacaaactCGAGCGGCGCAGCGAGCTGCTCGCGAGCTGCTCGCGAGGTGGCCACCTGGGCGTGCTTTGCTGACACTTTTGCCCATGACAGCTACCAAAGCCGATATCGAAGCTCACTTCTCCACCCATGGCACCGGTGACATTGCTGAGATCAAGCTCATGAACGGCTTCGGCTTCATTGAGTACAAGGATCCCATGGATGCACGCGATGTTGTTCCAGGTAAGCTACCCACACCCTCGCCCAAGGTTATTGTACATAGTCGTAAACATCATGCTGACGTCTTGCGCGTGCTTCTAGCATTCCGTAtgttcaccatcacccctcccactGACCCTCGTACTGCTGTGGCTAACGACGATAATGTGCAAGATGGCTCGACCTTCCTTGGCGAGCGCTTGACTGTCCAGTTCGCCCGTGGTAACCGACACCGCGAAAAcaatggcggcggcggcggcggcggcggattCAACAACGACCGCAGCAGTGCCCCCCGGCCGCGCCGCACACCG encodes the following:
- the TRM8_1 gene encoding tRNA (guanine-N(7)-)-methyltransferase (tRNA(m7G46)-methyltransferase) (COG:U; EggNog:ENOG503NVN2); this translates as MAALYYGIGKKKQLALAATASFIAWGYAVDLLPALRWAGYAFIAGITLSLAALLALTVLTSRSGYQLRKLRSITSRPNGALFTGRENWRREVAALRQRQGYEKASLCPDSPKVAAAVDEVLGFVIRDFIRVWYGVISSNPVFENEVDRAIRGALLRVRDRLAEVDLAGVVTMRLVPILTAHLRDFAEAEKSVRGRKLNRSVTETEELDLAIASKYREGRLHPAVGLGFSDVKTAQQDYLRGLMGRVLPKVLGREVLGSRAVGIVVREIVACAVLGPVMGLLAEPDTWNQLMEGYGRSMLQDRSTVRKLRAALDQHASPAPKTGGKQVVAFPRLGVGDSERRFEKFVRAIRKVNNLSDARRFRSEVASQLKRDSQQEGVDQVYMRRLEMGKRLLDQKVQHLATPGDRRGFQPQQGGSNVVPSDSKLEKASLTDLLRDPSGLSYFMEYMDRQRLMPLVQFWLVVDGFRNPLEDDGLEGEQLPLQLPPWTESDRLDLAQIDAAYLSRPELKVPDSSKRIISDFLKAGKRATPEQYYRARREILRAQSAVLEEMRVKHFQNFRKSEIFYKALAAEEASRRTTASVPTTALPRAASYAAPSSSSSSSSKPHPVSRLAPRLQTTNNPQNNNRRAGSATDLRAISFNSNGGSDLGPLISSVPDLRDIRRSGSLDEGRGSYSPNPLFDDEVGGGTGDNDPMADSIASLDQDSGSNNNVPDTKVVQAMERALNNILEDSQQTPLKVEDLHGGLFGDEDADNGNMDGGLFGTTSTTAAGKQRAPSDDRSAANKRGSMDLATRSSRGSLDTTNTTTTTTTTTITTNNNNNNNNKMEKPSLASLGLVSAASRIGVFVDDDLFGDENRFLSDEPSDIDEAKDSEDDVAAVHLAAPGDLGLAEAITSLTNEIDKLVTQEAVVDSLLRKAELTNNTAELRILRKSKASLQRELRRKELQRRQYVIQESDNSLYGRSTVRILREIEVGRDEEGKEFAVYAVEVSRNAGEKMPAARWVVKRRYSEFLELHQKLRGGYPSVRGLEFPRRRMVMKLEQGFLQKRRAGLERYLSELLLLPDVCRSRDLRAFLSQRVIDGGSNGEGSRKDMISRLYDSVADGMEDILGSIPVLDQLSLAGQNLIAAATSQLSQLPLNDETVSGTGVVLNAAEAEAELNAFENGTGAGKELEPFVKPICDIFLEVFELNKGNNWLRGRAVVVVLHQLLGGTIERKLRDNVKMLVGEEQILRYVDMVKGVMWPGGEMVRDKVPRTKQEKLKTRTEASLMLATLVPDLAGSVVGRLNAQAASRRVFATLNNGRLNAHLAFTFLDEIIDILFEGA
- a CDS encoding hypothetical protein (COG:A; EggNog:ENOG503P00P) — translated: MTEVSATRLYLGNLPRNATKADIEAHFSTHGTGDIAEIKLMNGFGFIEYKDPMDARDVVPAFRMFTITPPTDPRTAVANDDNVQDGSTFLGERLTVQFARGNRHRENNGGGGGGGGFNNDRSSAPRPRRTPHRLQISGLPPDTSWQVCYLSPAPPLDTFGPGRKFWP